The Capsicum annuum cultivar UCD-10X-F1 chromosome 1, UCD10Xv1.1, whole genome shotgun sequence sequence CACTCTCCTCTTTAGATTGGGAGAGTTTCGAAAGTGTCCTGTCTCTTTGGCGAGTGTTAAAGGCTGGTAGCTCCTCACTCCTAGAAGGTTTGGCTCTTCCTCATGCTCGGTCACCACCTCTGGTTAATAGAAGTTTACGTGCTATAATGCCTAAAAAATGTGCAAGGGATCAGTTGGCAAATCAAACAGATGAAAAATAGTCAAAAATGTGGCTTGGAGGTCAACCTAGTGGTCCTTAATGTTATGATAGTCGGCCGGTCTGACCATCTTCCTTAACCAGTGAGTTGATTATTTTAGAGGTTTGTGACGGGCAAACTGGTGGTCCGTCGGGTAATTGATGATCCGCTAAGTTATCCATCGCTCCTTATCCAACGAACAACAATCTAGGCGTCCTTGCGTTGGTCCATATGGTGGTCTGTCACAATGTTGACGGTCCACCAAAGTGACCGTCGGCAACCCCTTTAGTACAAAACTTCATTTGGATATTTTTCCAAGAACCTGATATACATCCTCTTATTTGTAACATTATAATGGCATCAACTTAAtacttaaattcaaatttttctattttaaacacctgggttactcagacttcacccaaaCTATAGTATACCAGGGTTTAACAATCAAATCATCACAACAAGGAAAAAGAAGACAAGATGAAAGTGCTTTTTAAAACATTNNNNNNNNNNNNNNNNNNNNNNNNNNNNNNNNNNNNNNNNNNNNNNNNNNNNNNNNNNNNNNNNNNNNNNNNNNNNNNNNNNNNNNNNNNNNNNNNNNNNAATCTCACAACTGCTTCTGTAGGCACTACATTCTGGGAAAGCAGTGAGGGCATACAGATGGAGTACATCGCTGTTTTTTTTGCTGTATTATTTCCAGGCGCTCTAGTGGCCTTCAATCATGAGTTACTGCAGGCATTATCCAAAGTTTCTGCTCTTCGAATATACTGTGCTGGTGTTTGGCATAATGCAGTTGTGGGTGCTTATAGCAACTCTTCGTTGTAAAGAATGCTAGTCCATCTCCATTTGTTTGTCATATTTTGTACTCTTTGAACTAACTGGGTGTATTGTCTTACAGCTTTGTGCTGTTTGTGCCTGGGCCTTGCTCCTTCAACCCTTGATCTTGTATCCATTTTACATTCATGATGAAGGTCCCATGGTAATTGAGGATTAATTCTTGTTTTGCTATTTGCTAATTTGGGGAACCTAATTAGGCATTATTGTGGCTAACGTATTCCAATCACATGACCTTGAGCAGGTACTGGATGTGTCTCCAACATCGCCATTGTCTGGCTATTTGTCTCCTGGTGATGTCATTATATCATTGGATGATATCCGTATTAATAATGTTCAGGAGTGGTCACAAATTATTGCTGTATTAACTGAACGGTCTCATCAAAACACACAGAATCATAGCCGCCTTGAGAACTCTTTGAAAAGAAGTGTTGGTAAAGGATACTGTATTCCCTCTTCTTTGGTTGAAGAAGGCAAACATGTTTCGTTGGAAGGCAATGGAGCTTCTTGTCCTGATGAACTAAGTGCTTTTATAACCATTCCATGCTTGGATCAGGCCATGGCTGAAGATGACAATCTTGAGGTTAGCCATCAAAGGGATGGAGGTGAACTCCATTGTTTTTATGCTAAGGATGTCTTGAAGCTTGAGAAATGTGGTGATGGTTGGGGCAGACTTCATAGCAATAGGAGCAGCTGCTTATGTTCCAAGGTACGCAATTCAGTGTTCTCCCCTTGAGACCAGAAGCTACAACCTTTATATTATTTTGCCAGTTGTGCATGTTTCCCATGATCTGCCTATAAATATTGCTCCTGTAGTTTGTAATATGCTAATGCGATTAGGTCAAACACAACCACACACAAAATGCATTTGAATGTgtaaaaaattgatgttttggtgCAGGAGGAAGCATGCTTTCTTCCACTTTTGTCGACTGGTGTAGCGTGGGTGGAGATCATATATTCAAGCCCTTCTCCCCTAGAATGCTCGCAACTTGGAAGAACACACATTGTCGATGATGATAACTCCAGGGAGAACCCCTGTGTTAAGACCTTTGTTTTTGTGGGTGATATAATTTCAATAAAGCATTCAGTTCTCTTGACTTCATATCAACCTCGTTGGCCAGCTAAATTTGGTGCACATCTTCCCTATGTACTGGAAAAGTTTTTGATGTTCACCTTTCACGTCTCTTTGACACTTGCATTTCTCAACAGCCTGCCGGTATGTATTCTTATCGAAAGGATAACTCTCTGTTTTCCATGTTTATTAGCCTGCATGTGATCATATCTGTCGTATTTTCTTGCTGTGAAGATCCAGCGCCTCAAAATGGTGTTGCTAGGAACTACTAGTTCTGTTGGGCAGGTTGCAACAGCTTGAAGGTTTCAGAATTGTGCTGATTTAGGCCCAAGGATAGAAAGTTATTGATTAATGGGTCTGTTGAAGGATAATTTATTAGACAAGATTTAACATGAAAAGAGCTTGAGAACCATGAAAATCAAGGCCTTTCTAAGGCTGGAAAACCGTAGTGATTTTATGGAAAGACGGGAAGGAAAAAGCATTGAGATTTACTATATATAGGTTTAGGATTATTTCAACAATGAATGAGGGAAAATTGCTAGCACTATTATCTAGTAGGATTAATTTATTGAATTGAAAGTATTACATACTTACAATGGTATAGATTGTGTCctaagcaacaacaacaacaaacccagtgtattcccacctggtggggtctgggggggtaggatgtgtccatacctctacctctgaagaagtagaaaggctgtttccgatagacccccggctcgagacacgcggtaccacacaaacacatagtaaagcacaacacaaggttacaagattacataacataaatacggcacccataagtaatataaaacagaggaaagcacacagcttcataataaaacatgggacacggactcctaacaggaataaacccccaccaagtaggaAAAAAAGATTTGCTAAACCATATAGGAAAAAAATGTTATACCTCATTTGAACTACTTCTTACTAACTTTATACTGACTCCATAGAGTAAATGTTTTTTCAGAAAATTCTGTTTGCTAGAGTAAATAGCTGTATCCACTGGACTGAAAGCGCTACAATCACAGAATATTTTATTACTGTTAAGGAGAAAGCAATTGAGCGATGCTAAGCAAGTTATCATTTTATTGCTTCGTATGGCATAAAGTGACATGCCACAAATAAAGCGTGTTTTTCATACAGCTAGGCTCTACGTGATCCATGCGTAAAATAGTTGTGTTCTTTCATCTAATTTTAAAAGTTGGAAGAAAGTGAAGAAGGATGAGAGAGTAGGACATTTACTACCTGAGTACTTGGATTGAACTCCAATTTACTTTTCatgttttcattttctttttgatttataatGCCACTCATTTACTACTTCCTTATATCTCCTCTTGAtttgcttctttcttttttctttttctgtaaGATGTCTCTTTCTTGCTGTTTGCTGAGAGTTCTTTCCTTCTGATTCGCTTTTGGCCTTCTTGTTTTGTTTCTCCCTATTTCATTCTTCCTGTGCTTTTTTAATCTATACTTTGTTTCATTTTCAGTCAATGTTCTTGATTTATAGGTGGATTGTGTAGAATAGTAGAATAATTGTTGAGGGAATGTCGATTGGTGGAATATGATAGGCAAAATGGTCCTCCTCCTCTGGATTCACTGATCCGCTGATGCAAACCACACTAACTCTCAACGGAACACCAAACCTCAACCAACCCTTGCGTCTTTAGCCATTAGCTGCATCTCAAAACCTTTCTCATCCAAAGAAAAAGCTTTTTTATCAATGGACGTAGTGCATTTTATATTACGGAGAATCCCACAATGAAGGACATTTGGTTTGAAACCCAAATTCTGTNNNNNNNNNNNNNNNNNNNNNNNNNNNNNNNNNNNNNNNNNNNNNNNNNNNNNNNNNNNNNNNNNNNNNNNNNNNNNNNNNNNNNNNNNNNNNNNNNNNNaagaaagagatagaaacttgacacacaatattcattaatctaagaaccctaacaagagaaaggaccctaagactaataaatattaataccaagttcttacttggaccaagagaaactcaaagaacctcaagagcctagtttctagccaagatacaacactagtatcactctactagtgagaatttggttttgccctctccaaatgatgagaaagagaagtcaaaaatttacaagtttttgtttcttgaataataagaATGAACTAAtgcaagactagccctattacatggcttatataatCACTTAGAAAGGAGGAACAAAGACTAAATTACCCTTGGAATTTAAGTGgggggtgtcttggtgggcctcttttcattttattaaatataggcccttagatgggctcacaagggcctcacacatggccaagaatgtgaacaat is a genomic window containing:
- the LOC107857276 gene encoding membrane-bound transcription factor site-2 protease homolog (The sequence of the model RefSeq protein was modified relative to this genomic sequence to represent the inferred CDS: added 159 bases not found in genome assembly); the encoded protein is MEYIAVFFAVLFPGALVAFNHELLQALSKVSALRIYCAGVWHNAVLCAVCAWALLLQPLILYPFYIHDEGPMVLDVSPTSPLSGYLSPGDVIISLDDIRINNVQEWSQIIAVLTERSHQNTQNHSRLENSLKRSVGKGYCIPSSLVEEGKHVSLEGNGASCPDELSAFITIPCLDQAMAEDDNLEVSHQRDGGELHCFYAKDVLKLEKCGDGWGRLHSNRSSCLCSKEEACFLPLLSTGVAWVEIIYSSPSPLECSQLGRTHIVDDDNSRENPCVKTFVFVGDIISIKHSVLLTSYQPRWPAKFGAHLPYVLEKFLMFTFHVSLTLAFLNSLPVYFLDGEAISEVIIHYFRILSPRRRRTILQYFLFGGTVASILIFARVFLLLL